Proteins from one Aureimonas sp. SA4125 genomic window:
- a CDS encoding pyridoxal phosphate-dependent aminotransferase gives MNPLDRLRPAALAAPESGIVAVMNYGRTLDGVIPLWTGEGDVPTPSFIADAAARSLAAGETFYTWQRGIPELRRSIANYIGRTYDRPTDHERIVVTGSGMHAIQTVIACFAGEGEEVAYIGPTWPNFAAAVGVAGGYAREVALDWTETGWTLDLDKLRDAIGPKTRALFVNTPGNPTGWTADLPTLQAILEIVRETGITLIADEIYGRFHYAGGRAPSFHDIMEEDEPIFFVNSFSKNWAMTGWRIGWIEAPAAFGTVLENLIQYSISGVAAFMQRGAVAALDEGEAFIDLQVERAHKARDIFTDALLSTNRVAVVRPAGAFYSFFRIDGIDDTRAAAFTILEETRIGLAPGTAFGPAATTFMRACFHRRLDEIETAADRLQDWIRRQK, from the coding sequence ATGAATCCCCTCGACCGCCTGCGCCCCGCCGCGCTTGCAGCGCCCGAAAGCGGCATCGTCGCCGTGATGAACTACGGCCGCACGCTGGACGGTGTCATCCCGCTCTGGACGGGCGAGGGCGACGTGCCGACGCCTTCCTTCATCGCCGACGCCGCGGCGCGTTCGCTGGCCGCCGGCGAGACCTTCTACACCTGGCAACGCGGCATTCCCGAGCTGCGCCGGTCGATCGCGAACTATATCGGGCGGACCTACGACCGGCCGACGGACCATGAGCGCATCGTCGTCACCGGCTCGGGCATGCACGCGATCCAGACTGTCATCGCCTGCTTCGCCGGCGAGGGGGAGGAGGTCGCCTATATCGGTCCGACCTGGCCGAACTTCGCCGCTGCGGTGGGCGTTGCCGGCGGCTACGCGCGCGAGGTCGCGCTGGACTGGACCGAGACGGGCTGGACCCTCGACCTCGACAAGCTGCGCGATGCGATCGGGCCGAAGACGCGGGCGCTCTTCGTCAACACGCCGGGCAATCCGACCGGCTGGACGGCCGACCTCCCGACGCTGCAGGCGATCCTCGAGATCGTCCGCGAGACCGGCATCACGCTCATCGCCGACGAGATTTATGGGCGCTTCCACTATGCCGGCGGGCGGGCACCCTCCTTCCACGACATCATGGAGGAGGACGAACCTATCTTCTTCGTCAATTCCTTTTCCAAGAACTGGGCGATGACCGGCTGGCGCATCGGCTGGATCGAGGCGCCCGCGGCTTTTGGCACGGTCCTCGAAAACCTCATCCAGTATTCCATCTCCGGCGTCGCCGCCTTCATGCAGCGCGGTGCCGTCGCCGCCCTCGACGAGGGCGAAGCCTTCATCGACCTGCAGGTGGAACGCGCTCACAAGGCGCGCGACATCTTCACCGACGCGCTGCTCTCGACCAACCGCGTCGCGGTCGTGCGGCCGGCGGGCGCCTTCTATTCCTTCTTCAGGATCGACGGCATCGACGATACCCGCGCCGCCGCCTTCACCATTCTCGAGGAGACCCGCATCGGCCTCGCGCCGGGAACGGCCTTCGGACCCGCCGCGACGACATTCATGCGCGCCTGTTTCCACCGCCGCCTCGACGAGATCGAGACCGCCGCCGATCGTCTGCAGGACTGGATCCGACGCCAGAAGTGA
- a CDS encoding AbrB family transcriptional regulator — MTRSRRALALASTLALAAGGGAVFAALGLPVGWLLGSALAVSVASLLGHDTRLPNWLRDAVFIVLGTQAGAGVTPAVVGQLALWPLSFAIQMAGVVAVIAVTYTFLRKGFGWDKETALFAALPGAMSFVIAAASQTRADMTRITVVQSVRLLLLIGALTPTLAWLEGGEGIRAADRGDAGSPAEYAILVVACLAGAFLGHVSRLPGGILLGALAASAVLHVTEIAPVAMPSAISVAGLLVLGALIGSRLKGENRRALVELLPASLGAFVIGLAISAAAGLAAFWWLGIGFGKIALAYAPGALEALTVLAYQFDLDPAYVAAHHVVRFVCIALLVPILARRLPKAG; from the coding sequence GTGACCCGGTCTCGCCGCGCTCTTGCGCTGGCGTCGACGCTGGCGCTGGCCGCCGGCGGCGGCGCCGTCTTTGCCGCGCTGGGCCTGCCGGTCGGCTGGCTGCTCGGCTCGGCGCTAGCGGTTTCGGTGGCCAGCCTTCTCGGCCACGACACGCGCCTGCCGAACTGGCTGCGTGACGCCGTCTTCATCGTCCTCGGCACGCAGGCGGGCGCCGGCGTCACGCCTGCGGTCGTCGGGCAACTGGCGCTCTGGCCGCTCTCCTTCGCCATTCAGATGGCGGGTGTCGTCGCCGTCATCGCCGTCACCTACACCTTCCTGCGAAAAGGGTTCGGCTGGGACAAGGAGACCGCGCTGTTTGCCGCTCTACCCGGCGCCATGTCCTTCGTCATCGCCGCGGCGTCGCAGACGCGGGCCGACATGACGCGGATCACCGTGGTGCAAAGCGTGCGGCTGCTGCTGCTCATCGGCGCGCTGACGCCGACCTTGGCCTGGCTCGAAGGCGGGGAGGGCATTCGAGCAGCCGATAGAGGCGATGCCGGATCGCCGGCGGAATACGCGATCCTCGTCGTCGCCTGCCTCGCCGGTGCCTTCCTCGGCCACGTCTCGCGCCTGCCCGGCGGCATCCTGCTCGGTGCGCTGGCCGCCAGTGCCGTGCTGCATGTCACCGAGATCGCGCCGGTGGCGATGCCGTCCGCGATCTCCGTCGCCGGCCTCCTTGTCCTCGGCGCGCTGATCGGCAGCCGGCTGAAGGGCGAGAACCGCAGGGCACTGGTCGAACTGCTGCCGGCCTCGCTCGGCGCCTTCGTCATCGGTCTCGCAATATCCGCGGCTGCGGGCCTTGCCGCCTTCTGGTGGCTCGGCATCGGCTTCGGCAAGATCGCGCTCGCCTATGCGCCGGGCGCGCTGGAGGCGCTGACCGTCCTCGCCTACCAGTTCGATCTGGATCCCGCCTATGTCGCCGCGCACCATGTGGTGCGCTTCGTCTGCATCGCGCTTCTGGTGCCGATCCTGGCCCGGCGGCTGCCGAAAGCCGGCTGA
- a CDS encoding response regulator, whose amino-acid sequence MSRDDTRRSALVVDDVMAVRESLVMALASAGFEVTAAANGKEALECLADTDFDVLVTDMWMPEMDGLRLLKEIRGRKPAMRIFGVTGGGPRLTIEAMTSLAEIWGAEKVFLKPFDDDELVDAVMTPRAE is encoded by the coding sequence ATGAGTAGAGACGACACGCGGCGGAGCGCGCTCGTGGTGGACGACGTCATGGCCGTGCGCGAGTCGCTGGTCATGGCGCTCGCCAGCGCCGGTTTCGAGGTAACCGCCGCCGCCAACGGCAAGGAAGCCCTGGAATGCCTGGCAGATACCGATTTCGACGTGCTCGTCACCGACATGTGGATGCCGGAAATGGACGGTCTGCGCCTCCTCAAGGAGATCCGTGGCCGCAAGCCGGCCATGCGCATCTTCGGCGTCACCGGTGGTGGACCGCGCCTGACGATCGAGGCAATGACGTCGCTCGCCGAAATATGGGGCGCGGAAAAGGTGTTCCTGAAGCCCTTCGACGACGACGAACTGGTCGACGCCGTCATGACGCCCCGCGCCGAGTGA
- a CDS encoding sugar transferase has translation MKRLFDVTVSLVALILLGWAIVVLAVLVRASSPGPGIFAQTRVGRGETPFRCYKLRTMQLGTVEAASHDTPAAAVTPLGQKLRRWKLDELPQLVNVLRGEMSFVGPRPCLPVQAVLIAERRQKGVYAVRPGITGLAQVQGIDMSDPVRLAAIDADYVRNQSFPGDLGLILKTVVGGGQGDRVRH, from the coding sequence ATGAAACGCCTGTTCGACGTCACCGTCAGCCTCGTCGCCCTCATCCTCCTGGGATGGGCGATCGTCGTCCTGGCCGTGCTGGTGCGGGCAAGCTCGCCGGGCCCGGGGATCTTCGCCCAGACCCGGGTCGGTCGCGGCGAAACACCCTTCCGCTGCTACAAGCTGCGCACCATGCAGCTCGGCACCGTCGAGGCCGCCTCGCACGATACGCCGGCCGCCGCGGTGACGCCGCTCGGCCAGAAGCTTCGCCGATGGAAGCTCGACGAACTGCCGCAACTGGTCAATGTCCTGAGGGGCGAGATGAGCTTCGTCGGACCACGGCCCTGTCTGCCGGTGCAGGCCGTCCTGATCGCGGAGCGCCGCCAGAAGGGCGTCTATGCGGTGCGCCCCGGTATCACCGGGCTGGCCCAGGTCCAGGGCATCGACATGTCCGACCCCGTCCGTCTCGCCGCGATCGACGCGGACTACGTCCGGAACCAGAGCTTCCCCGGCGATCTCGGGCTGATCCTGAAGACGGTCGTCGGCGGCGGCCAGGGCGATCGCGTCCGACACTGA
- the mscL gene encoding large conductance mechanosensitive channel protein MscL codes for MLKEFKEFALKGNMVDLAIGIIIGAAFSGLVQSMVKDLIMPVVGVLTGGVDFSNKFFALSGSVTSPSLEAAREQGAVIAYGSFFTLLINFTIVAFVLFMIVKGMNRLKRKEEEKPAALAEVPAEQALLAEIRDLLAAQRADARREPTRFGSFGDGL; via the coding sequence GTGCTGAAGGAATTCAAGGAATTCGCCCTGAAGGGCAACATGGTGGATCTGGCCATCGGCATCATCATCGGCGCGGCCTTTTCCGGCCTGGTGCAGTCGATGGTCAAGGATCTCATCATGCCGGTGGTCGGCGTTCTCACCGGCGGCGTCGACTTCAGCAACAAGTTCTTCGCGCTCAGCGGCAGCGTGACCTCTCCGAGCCTCGAGGCGGCGCGCGAGCAGGGGGCGGTCATCGCCTATGGCAGCTTTTTCACCCTTCTCATCAATTTCACCATCGTCGCCTTCGTCCTGTTCATGATCGTCAAGGGCATGAACCGGCTGAAGCGCAAGGAGGAGGAAAAGCCCGCCGCGCTCGCCGAAGTGCCAGCCGAGCAGGCGCTGCTCGCCGAGATCCGCGACCTCCTCGCCGCCCAGCGCGCCGACGCAAGGCGTGAGCCGACGCGCTTCGGCTCCTTCGGCGACGGTCTCTGA
- a CDS encoding NAD-dependent epimerase/dehydratase family protein produces the protein MRILVSGSSGFIGRRLITLMRAHGHDVVPLIRGPNGAPTDLAAIGDWNDWPAGIDAVVHLGALNPSRREPASRDSPALHHVNVEGSRALGERAATEGVGRFVFLSTANVHRPKGKTPVRETDELDPQSAYAASKLAAETALREVAAGSSMDLCILRPVPVYGPGGRGMVARLVQLARTGLPLPLAQTSAQRSVLALDNCLDAILAALTHPRAGGETFLVADREPLSLGAMIAAIRQGLGRPPRLLPLPETPLRAVAGLFGRRKAFDRLFGSFVVDIGHIGACLSWHPPLSSQEGFRRAALRDRLAENGRQA, from the coding sequence TTGCGAATTCTCGTCAGCGGCTCCAGTGGCTTCATCGGTCGCCGCCTCATTACCCTCATGCGCGCCCATGGCCACGACGTCGTCCCGCTGATCCGCGGGCCGAACGGGGCCCCGACCGATCTTGCCGCCATCGGCGACTGGAATGACTGGCCGGCCGGCATCGACGCCGTCGTGCATCTGGGCGCGCTGAACCCGTCCCGGCGCGAGCCCGCGTCGCGCGACAGTCCCGCCCTTCACCACGTCAATGTCGAGGGCAGCCGCGCTCTGGGAGAACGCGCCGCCACCGAGGGCGTCGGCCGCTTCGTCTTCCTGTCCACCGCGAACGTCCATCGGCCGAAGGGAAAAACGCCGGTGCGCGAGACGGACGAACTCGATCCGCAGAGCGCCTATGCCGCCTCCAAGCTCGCCGCCGAGACGGCCTTGCGGGAGGTGGCGGCCGGCTCGTCCATGGATCTGTGCATCCTGCGGCCGGTGCCGGTCTACGGCCCGGGCGGTCGCGGCATGGTCGCCCGCCTCGTGCAGTTGGCGCGGACCGGCCTGCCGCTTCCGCTCGCCCAGACGTCGGCGCAGCGCAGCGTGCTGGCGCTCGACAATTGCCTCGACGCCATCCTCGCGGCCCTCACCCATCCCCGGGCGGGCGGCGAAACATTTCTCGTGGCGGACCGGGAGCCGCTGTCGCTCGGCGCCATGATCGCCGCGATCCGCCAGGGACTCGGCCGCCCTCCTCGGCTGTTGCCGCTTCCCGAAACGCCGCTTCGCGCCGTCGCCGGGCTTTTCGGCAGACGCAAGGCCTTCGACCGGCTGTTCGGCTCCTTCGTCGTCGACATCGGCCATATCGGCGCCTGCCTCTCCTGGCATCCGCCCTTGTCCAGCCAGGAGGGCTTTCGCCGTGCGGCCCTGCGCGACCGGCTGGCGGAGAATGGGAGACAAGCATGA
- the hemA gene encoding 5-aminolevulinate synthase has product MDYKGHFDAAIEALHAEKRYRVFADLERIAGRFPAAIWRHDDKAREITVWCSNDYLGMGQHADVVSAMQSTIATMGSGAGGTRNISGNTHPLVELERELADLHGKEAALVFTSGFVSNEASISTIAKLLPDCLILSDELNHASMIEGVRKAGCKKQVFRHNDVQHLEELLKAAEKGRPKLIVFESVYSMDGDIAPIDAIVSLAERYNAMTYIDEVHAVGMYGPRGGGISERDGVAHRIDVIEGTLAKAFGVLGGYITGSKAVIDSVRSYALGFIFTTALPPALAAAATASIRHLKASQAERDGQQRQAARAKAVFAAANLPVMPSATHIVPLHVGDPDLCKRASDRLLETHGIYIQPINYPTVPRGTERLRITPTPLHDDALIDTLRDALVETWNALGIPFAADRPAQAERTAKITPLVVSQAGG; this is encoded by the coding sequence ATCGACTACAAGGGCCATTTCGACGCCGCGATCGAGGCGCTGCACGCGGAAAAGCGTTACCGCGTCTTTGCCGACCTCGAAAGGATCGCCGGCCGATTTCCCGCCGCGATCTGGCGTCATGACGACAAGGCGCGCGAGATCACCGTCTGGTGCTCGAACGACTATCTCGGCATGGGACAGCACGCCGACGTCGTCTCCGCCATGCAGTCGACCATCGCCACCATGGGTTCGGGTGCCGGCGGCACGCGCAACATCTCGGGCAATACCCATCCGCTGGTCGAACTCGAGCGCGAGCTCGCCGATCTCCACGGCAAGGAGGCCGCGCTCGTCTTCACCTCGGGCTTCGTCTCCAACGAGGCGTCGATCTCGACCATCGCAAAGCTCCTGCCGGACTGCCTGATTCTGTCCGACGAGCTGAACCATGCCTCGATGATCGAGGGCGTGCGCAAGGCGGGCTGCAAGAAGCAGGTGTTCCGCCACAACGACGTCCAGCATCTGGAGGAACTGCTGAAGGCCGCCGAGAAGGGACGGCCGAAGCTGATCGTGTTCGAGAGCGTCTATTCGATGGACGGCGACATCGCGCCGATCGATGCCATCGTCTCGCTCGCCGAGCGCTACAACGCCATGACCTATATCGACGAGGTGCACGCCGTCGGCATGTACGGTCCGCGCGGCGGCGGCATTTCCGAGCGCGACGGCGTCGCCCACCGCATCGACGTGATCGAGGGGACACTCGCGAAGGCGTTCGGCGTGCTCGGCGGCTACATCACCGGGTCGAAGGCCGTGATCGATTCGGTACGCTCCTATGCGCTGGGCTTCATCTTCACCACCGCCCTGCCCCCGGCGCTCGCCGCCGCCGCGACGGCCTCGATCCGCCACCTCAAGGCATCGCAGGCCGAGCGCGACGGCCAGCAGCGGCAGGCGGCCCGCGCCAAAGCGGTGTTTGCCGCGGCGAACCTGCCGGTGATGCCCTCGGCGACGCACATCGTGCCGCTCCATGTCGGCGATCCCGACCTCTGCAAGCGCGCCAGCGACCGGCTGCTGGAGACGCACGGCATCTACATCCAGCCGATCAACTATCCGACGGTGCCGCGCGGCACCGAGCGGCTGCGCATCACGCCGACACCGCTGCACGACGACGCCCTGATCGACACGCTGCGCGACGCGCTGGTGGAGACCTGGAACGCCCTCGGCATCCCCTTCGCCGCCGACCGCCCGGCGCAGGCCGAGCGGACGGCCAAGATCACCCCGCTGGTGGTCAGCCAGGCAGGCGGCTGA
- a CDS encoding homoserine dehydrogenase translates to MTAIDRIGFAAELDAYARANRPITIGLAGAGQMGTDIVVQVALMAGIRVGAIATRSPARPLAAIALAGHESGHGRAAATPEAIDRVIDAGGIALTDDLAALCAAGRIDVVVDATGSPDLGTFLALEAIRNGKHIVMLNVEADITVGRHLAAEAKRAGVVYTGSAGDEPAATLELIAFAQSLGMDVVAAGKGKNNPLRIDAVPSEYEEEALARDMNARMLVEFIDGSKTMVEMTAIANCTGLVPDIAGMHGPAATVDNLAQVLCTTADGGILSGPGRVDYTIGKGVAPGVFCIARPRHDRAIERMADLKVGPGPCFALVRPFHLTSLETPLSAARAVMYRRADMVPLDRPVAECGAVAKRDLKPGEVLGRIGESDYRGFAMTWADGRASRALPLGLAEKARVSQPIKSGERLTHDNCTADDSLLVTRIRRELDAADARFLG, encoded by the coding sequence ATGACTGCCATCGACCGCATCGGCTTTGCCGCCGAACTCGACGCCTACGCCCGCGCCAACCGTCCCATCACCATCGGCCTTGCCGGCGCCGGCCAGATGGGTACCGACATCGTCGTGCAGGTGGCCCTGATGGCCGGCATCCGCGTCGGCGCCATCGCCACCCGCAGTCCGGCGCGCCCGCTTGCGGCCATCGCGCTCGCCGGTCACGAGTCCGGCCATGGCCGCGCGGCGGCGACCCCCGAAGCCATCGACCGCGTCATCGACGCCGGCGGCATCGCGCTCACCGACGATCTCGCCGCGCTCTGCGCCGCCGGACGGATCGACGTCGTCGTCGACGCCACGGGCAGCCCGGACCTCGGCACCTTCCTGGCACTGGAGGCGATCCGCAACGGCAAGCATATCGTGATGCTGAACGTCGAGGCCGACATCACCGTCGGCCGCCACCTCGCCGCCGAGGCCAAGCGCGCTGGCGTGGTCTATACCGGCTCGGCCGGCGACGAGCCGGCGGCGACGCTGGAACTCATCGCCTTCGCCCAAAGCCTCGGCATGGACGTCGTCGCTGCCGGAAAGGGCAAGAACAATCCGCTGCGCATCGACGCAGTCCCCTCCGAATACGAGGAAGAGGCCCTCGCCCGCGACATGAACGCCCGCATGCTGGTCGAATTCATCGACGGCTCGAAAACCATGGTCGAGATGACCGCCATCGCCAATTGCACCGGCCTCGTTCCGGACATCGCCGGCATGCACGGCCCCGCGGCGACCGTCGACAATCTCGCTCAGGTGCTCTGCACCACCGCCGACGGCGGCATCCTCTCGGGCCCCGGCCGTGTCGACTATACGATCGGCAAGGGCGTGGCGCCCGGCGTGTTCTGCATCGCCCGACCGCGCCACGACCGTGCGATCGAGCGGATGGCCGACCTCAAGGTCGGGCCCGGCCCCTGCTTCGCCCTCGTCCGGCCTTTCCACCTGACCAGCCTCGAGACGCCGCTGTCTGCGGCCCGTGCTGTGATGTATCGGCGCGCGGACATGGTGCCGCTGGACCGGCCGGTCGCCGAATGCGGCGCCGTCGCCAAGCGCGACCTGAAGCCGGGCGAGGTTCTCGGGCGCATCGGCGAGAGCGACTATCGCGGTTTCGCCATGACCTGGGCCGATGGCCGCGCCAGCCGCGCTTTGCCGCTCGGGCTGGCGGAGAAGGCGCGCGTGTCCCAGCCGATCAAATCCGGCGAGCGCCTGACGCACGACAACTGCACGGCCGATGACAGCCTGCTCGTCACCCGCATCCGGCGCGAGCTCGACGCCGCCGACGCCCGCTTTCTCGGCTGA
- the galE gene encoding UDP-glucose 4-epimerase GalE yields the protein MSVLVTGGAGYIGSHMVLGLADRGEAVVVLDNLVTGFDWLVSPRATLAEGDIANQALVCRLIAEHGIETIVHFAGSVVVPDSVADPLGYYLNNTVRTRDLIAAAVASGVKHFIFSSTAAVYGMAGLEPVSEDSRLQPQSPYGRSKLMSEMMLEDTARAHPLRYAALRYFNVAGGDPSGRSGQATKGATHLIKVAVETALGRRAAIDIFGDDYPTPDGTAVRDYIHVTDLISAHLAALDHLRGGGESLVANVGYGRGYSVREVLDVVREVHGADFTIRQGGRRPGDPASIVANADRARTTLGWTPSHDDLREIVAHAIAWEKHLMRRNAG from the coding sequence ATGAGCGTCCTCGTCACCGGCGGGGCCGGCTATATCGGCAGCCACATGGTCCTCGGGCTTGCCGATCGTGGCGAGGCGGTCGTCGTCCTCGACAATCTCGTCACCGGGTTCGACTGGCTGGTATCGCCGCGGGCGACGCTGGCAGAGGGCGACATTGCCAATCAGGCCCTGGTCTGCCGGCTGATCGCCGAACATGGGATCGAGACCATCGTGCATTTCGCCGGCTCGGTCGTGGTGCCCGATTCCGTCGCCGATCCGCTCGGCTACTATCTCAACAACACGGTGAGGACGCGCGACCTCATCGCCGCCGCCGTCGCCAGCGGCGTGAAGCACTTCATCTTCTCGTCCACGGCCGCCGTCTACGGCATGGCGGGTCTGGAACCGGTGTCGGAGGACAGCCGGCTGCAGCCGCAGTCGCCCTATGGCCGCTCCAAGCTGATGAGCGAGATGATGCTGGAGGATACGGCGAGGGCCCATCCGCTGCGCTATGCGGCGCTGCGCTACTTCAACGTCGCCGGCGGCGATCCGTCCGGACGCTCGGGCCAGGCGACGAAGGGCGCGACGCACCTCATCAAGGTCGCGGTCGAGACCGCGCTCGGTCGGCGCGCGGCGATCGACATCTTCGGCGACGACTATCCGACGCCGGACGGCACGGCGGTGCGCGACTACATCCACGTCACCGATCTCATCTCGGCCCATCTCGCCGCGCTCGATCATCTGAGAGGCGGCGGCGAGAGCCTCGTCGCCAATGTGGGCTATGGTCGGGGCTATTCGGTCCGCGAGGTTTTGGATGTCGTGCGCGAGGTGCATGGCGCCGACTTCACCATCCGCCAGGGCGGCCGCCGGCCAGGGGATCCCGCCAGCATCGTCGCCAATGCCGACCGCGCGCGAACGACGCTGGGCTGGACGCCGTCCCACGATGATCTCAGGGAAATCGTCGCCCACGCCATCGCCTGGGAGAAGCACCTCATGCGCCGCAACGCCGGCTGA